A single region of the Paramicrobacterium fandaimingii genome encodes:
- a CDS encoding alpha/beta hydrolase, producing the protein MTTEIKGAIVLPANREDITLRTEDGLSLVGELATPATGTPIATLVTLHPLPTAGGFMDSHILKKAAARLPAIADIAVLRFNTRGTTSPRGTSEGRFGDGIDEEADVAAAMKFVADRGLPNPWLLGWSFGTELALKYGRAHPVTGAILLSPPLHRTTDVELGAWAGDSRQLIAVIPELDDYLRPAEATERFSLVPDATVVPVENGRHLWVGEKQTRRVLTEILSVVNPEALPLAQEWDGHLG; encoded by the coding sequence ATGACGACTGAGATCAAGGGCGCGATCGTGCTGCCCGCAAACCGTGAGGACATCACGCTGCGCACCGAAGATGGTCTGAGCCTTGTCGGCGAACTCGCGACTCCCGCAACCGGCACACCGATTGCGACGCTCGTGACGCTGCATCCTCTGCCGACGGCGGGCGGGTTCATGGATTCGCACATTCTGAAGAAGGCCGCCGCTCGACTTCCGGCCATCGCCGATATTGCCGTTCTGCGATTCAACACGCGCGGCACGACATCCCCCCGCGGAACGAGCGAGGGCCGCTTTGGCGACGGCATCGACGAAGAGGCCGACGTTGCGGCGGCAATGAAGTTCGTCGCCGACCGCGGCTTGCCGAACCCGTGGCTTCTCGGCTGGTCATTCGGCACAGAGCTCGCACTGAAGTACGGCCGCGCCCACCCGGTAACCGGGGCGATTCTGCTTTCTCCGCCATTGCATCGCACGACGGATGTCGAGTTGGGCGCCTGGGCCGGTGATTCGCGACAGCTCATCGCCGTCATTCCCGAGCTGGATGACTATCTGCGACCCGCTGAGGCGACAGAGCGCTTCTCGCTCGTTCCCGACGCGACTGTGGTGCCCGTTGAGAACGGCAGACACCTCTGGGTGGGGGAGAAGCAGACTCGTCGAGTGCTGACCGAGATTCTCTCCGTCGTCAACCCTGAGGCGCTTCCTCTCGCGCAGGAGTGGGATGGCCACCTCGGTTAA
- a CDS encoding AI-2E family transporter encodes MKIQNAFRVGLVGTLGVGIGLLIINSVVSLSTIIIYIGAALFIALGLDPIVTWLEKKSFPRWAALITVMVCVLALFTGVIWMVVPIIVDQVGKLVALVPQIQRQIGDLTLLQFLEQQFPFVPFDELIDSAAGWLTDASNVSNLSSGILNVALSIGSFFFGALIILILTLYFTASLPTMRRGMYLLVPASKRERFADLSEQITDSIGHYVIGQASIAACNGILSFIFLSIIQAPFPPVLAVIAFVASMIPLVGTLSGSIIITLACLIPGLGSPFTALVAGIYYLVYMQIEAYVISPNIMRRAVSVPGAVVVIAALAGGSLLGLLGALVAIPTAAAILLIIKQVVIPRQNEL; translated from the coding sequence GTGAAAATCCAGAACGCGTTCCGGGTCGGACTCGTTGGCACCCTCGGCGTCGGCATCGGCCTTCTGATCATCAACTCGGTCGTGTCGCTGTCGACGATCATCATTTACATCGGGGCCGCACTCTTCATCGCGCTCGGCCTCGACCCGATCGTCACCTGGCTCGAAAAGAAGAGCTTTCCGCGCTGGGCCGCGCTCATCACGGTGATGGTGTGCGTACTCGCGCTGTTCACCGGCGTGATTTGGATGGTCGTTCCGATCATCGTGGACCAAGTGGGAAAACTCGTCGCTCTCGTGCCGCAGATCCAGCGTCAGATCGGCGATCTGACGCTTCTGCAGTTTCTCGAGCAGCAGTTTCCGTTCGTTCCCTTCGACGAGCTCATCGACAGCGCCGCAGGCTGGCTCACCGACGCGAGCAACGTCTCGAATCTCTCGAGCGGAATCCTCAATGTCGCCCTCTCGATCGGTTCGTTCTTTTTCGGCGCGCTGATCATCTTGATTCTCACCCTGTACTTCACGGCGTCGCTCCCCACGATGCGCCGCGGCATGTACCTGCTCGTCCCGGCGTCGAAGCGGGAACGGTTTGCCGATCTGAGCGAGCAGATCACGGACTCGATCGGGCACTATGTGATCGGACAGGCAAGCATCGCCGCCTGCAACGGCATCCTGTCGTTTATTTTTCTGTCGATTATCCAGGCACCGTTTCCGCCCGTGCTCGCCGTGATCGCTTTCGTCGCCTCGATGATTCCGCTGGTCGGCACGCTGTCCGGCTCGATCATCATCACGCTCGCCTGCTTGATTCCTGGGCTTGGCTCACCCTTCACCGCGCTCGTCGCGGGCATCTACTATCTCGTGTACATGCAGATCGAGGCATACGTGATCAGCCCGAACATCATGCGGCGCGCTGTTTCGGTGCCGGGCGCTGTCGTCGTCATCGCCGCTCTTGCCGGGGGCTCGCTCCTCGGCCTGCTGGGAGCCCTCGTGGCGATCCCGACGGCCGCGGCGATCCTTCTGATCATCAAGCAAGTGGTAATTCCGCGGCAGAACGAACTTTAA